Proteins from one Desulfonema limicola genomic window:
- a CDS encoding 2-oxoacid:acceptor oxidoreductase family protein: MERCRLVFSGSGGQGVITAAIILAESAVIHEGLNATQAQAYGPEARGGATRSDIIIADSEIHYPKVTQPNVLVCLTQEAYTKFYPIIRPGGILLTDSRFVKMYTKVDARQVQIPMFKTIMEEIGKPIVFNICMLGTVIGLTGLVKPESIMKTLETRIPAGFLDLNKRALDLGIRLGKEYKK; the protein is encoded by the coding sequence ATGGAAAGATGCAGACTTGTTTTTTCAGGTTCAGGCGGGCAGGGCGTTATAACAGCAGCCATTATACTGGCAGAATCTGCTGTAATTCATGAAGGACTTAATGCAACCCAGGCTCAGGCGTACGGTCCTGAAGCCAGGGGAGGAGCCACGCGATCAGATATAATTATTGCTGATTCAGAAATTCATTATCCAAAAGTAACACAGCCCAATGTCCTGGTATGTCTGACCCAGGAAGCTTATACCAAGTTTTATCCTATTATCAGGCCGGGCGGGATTTTGCTCACTGATTCCAGGTTTGTTAAAATGTACACAAAAGTAGATGCCAGGCAGGTGCAGATTCCAATGTTTAAGACCATAATGGAAGAAATCGGCAAACCTATTGTTTTCAATATCTGTATGCTTGGAACAGTAATCGGCTTAACAGGGCTGGTAAAACCGGAATCAATTATGAAAACTCTGGAAACCAGGATTCCGGCAGGATTTCTTGATTTAAACAAAAGAGCGCTGGATCTTGGGATAAGACTGGGCAAAGAATATAAAAAATAG
- a CDS encoding DUF2279 domain-containing protein has product MCKKIIIIFLIFFQAISCNGEEPDNNCSKELSVPEKNKKFLLLNSAGIGIITAWGIAKWDYFSKAPHSGSEGWFEQSTDEGGADKLGHLYTSYVLTHGLSYIYEKYCLSQNDAYLYGALSSFAIMGYMELGDSFSEYGFSYEDMISNIAGCAFGYFLLKKPELADKIDLRWEYGFDPESADFFTDYENSKYLIAVKLNGFEPVKKSFLKHIELHAGYYSRGFSGDEHKKERNVYIGIGFNLTGLFKKLSFKKTGTILNYIQIPGTSLQLKHDLSR; this is encoded by the coding sequence ATGTGTAAAAAGATAATTATAATTTTTTTAATATTTTTTCAAGCTATATCCTGTAATGGTGAAGAACCTGACAATAACTGCAGTAAAGAATTGTCTGTACCTGAAAAGAATAAAAAATTTTTATTATTAAATTCAGCAGGTATAGGAATAATAACAGCATGGGGAATTGCCAAATGGGATTATTTTTCAAAAGCACCCCATTCAGGTTCAGAAGGATGGTTTGAACAAAGTACTGATGAAGGCGGTGCTGATAAGCTTGGGCATCTTTACACTAGTTATGTGCTGACCCATGGATTATCATATATATATGAAAAATATTGCTTATCTCAAAATGACGCATACTTATACGGCGCACTTTCCTCTTTTGCAATCATGGGATATATGGAACTTGGGGATTCATTCAGTGAATATGGGTTTTCCTATGAAGATATGATATCCAATATTGCAGGATGCGCTTTTGGCTATTTCCTGCTGAAAAAACCTGAACTGGCAGATAAGATTGACTTGCGCTGGGAATATGGTTTTGATCCTGAAAGTGCAGATTTTTTTACTGATTATGAAAATTCAAAATACCTGATTGCTGTTAAGTTAAATGGATTTGAACCAGTTAAAAAAAGCTTTTTAAAACATATTGAACTTCATGCAGGTTATTATTCAAGGGGTTTTTCAGGTGATGAACACAAAAAAGAAAGAAATGTTTATATAGGAATAGGATTTAATTTAACCGGCCTGTTTAAAAAACTTTCCTTTAAAAAAACAGGAACTATTTTGAATTATATTCAAATACCAGGGACCAGCCTTCAGCTTAAACATGATTTAAGCAGGTAA
- a CDS encoding succinate dehydrogenase cytochrome b subunit translates to MNWLINTFSSSIGKKLMMAVTGLGFIGFIAGHLAGNLTIYGGKDLFNSYAEHLHSLGPLVTAAEWILLTMALIHVLTGLTLFYQNFKSRPVKYAVNKNAGGRTIGSGTMPYTGILMLAFVIIHLMNFHFVDKTNITIFEIVSQAFSSPAYVVLYVAAMIVVALHVSHGFWSAFQTIGANHPKYMPIIQMAGLGFSVIVGIGFGFIPIYISILA, encoded by the coding sequence ATGAACTGGCTTATCAACACTTTTAGTTCTTCCATCGGTAAAAAGCTGATGATGGCTGTAACAGGCCTCGGCTTTATCGGATTCATTGCAGGGCATCTTGCAGGGAATCTGACAATTTACGGTGGAAAAGATTTGTTTAACAGTTATGCAGAGCATCTTCATTCACTTGGGCCCCTGGTAACAGCAGCAGAATGGATTTTGCTGACAATGGCATTAATCCATGTTCTTACAGGTCTGACTCTTTTTTATCAGAACTTTAAATCACGTCCTGTAAAATATGCTGTGAACAAAAATGCAGGAGGCAGAACCATTGGTTCAGGAACCATGCCTTATACAGGTATCCTGATGCTTGCTTTTGTTATTATCCATCTTATGAATTTCCATTTTGTGGATAAAACAAACATCACAATCTTTGAGATTGTATCCCAGGCATTCAGCAGCCCGGCATATGTTGTATTATATGTTGCTGCAATGATTGTTGTAGCTCTTCATGTCAGTCACGGATTCTGGAGTGCATTTCAGACCATTGGCGCAAACCATCCCAAATATATGCCCATTATTCAAATGGCAGGTCTTGGGTTCAGCGTAATTGTAGGAATCGGTTTTGGTTTTATTCCGATTTATATCTCTATTCTCGCATAA
- a CDS encoding fumarate reductase/succinate dehydrogenase flavoprotein subunit, whose protein sequence is MQLDAKIPSGPIQDKWDKHRFELKLVNPANKRKYNIIVVGTGLAGGAAAATMGELGYNVKNFCVQDSPRRAHSIAAQGGINAAKNYQNDGDSIWRLFYDTVKGGDFRAREANVYRLAQVSRNIIDQGVAQGIPFAREYGGQLANRSFGGAQVSRTFYARGQTGQQLLLGAYSSLSRQIAAGKVEMFPRREMLDVVLINGKARGIITRNLVTGEIEKHVGDAVVLATGGYGNVFFLSTNAMSCNVNAAFRAYRRGAFFANPCYTQIHPTCIPVHGDYQSKLTLMSESLRNDGRVWVPKKPGDNRLPHQIPESERDYYLEQKYPSFGNLVPRDVASRNAKEQCDAGKGVGETKLAVYLDFEDAIKRDGKDVIAKKYGNLFQMYEKITAQNPYDTPMMIYPAVHYTMGGLWVDYNLMTTVPGMFATGECNFSDHGANRLGASALMQGLADGYFVIPYTIGGYLAGESLEKVTTDHPAFKESLDYVNNRINKLMSINGKRTVDDFHKRLGHIMWDYCGMARNNDGLDKAKVMIQELRAEFWENAMVPGQTNDVNQSLEKAGRVADFLEFAELMVTDARHRQESCGGHFNEGFQTEENEARRDDENFCYAAAWESKGLDAEPELHKEPLEFEHVKLTQRSYK, encoded by the coding sequence ATGCAGCTTGATGCAAAGATCCCGAGCGGTCCCATACAGGATAAATGGGATAAACACCGTTTTGAACTGAAACTTGTCAACCCTGCCAATAAAAGAAAATATAATATTATTGTTGTAGGCACCGGCCTTGCTGGTGGTGCTGCAGCAGCAACAATGGGTGAGCTTGGTTATAATGTAAAAAATTTCTGTGTCCAGGACAGCCCCCGCCGGGCCCACAGTATTGCGGCCCAGGGCGGTATTAATGCTGCAAAAAACTACCAGAATGACGGCGACAGTATCTGGCGTTTGTTTTATGATACAGTCAAAGGCGGTGATTTCAGAGCCAGGGAAGCCAATGTTTACCGTCTTGCCCAGGTAAGCCGCAATATTATTGACCAGGGCGTAGCCCAGGGTATTCCTTTTGCCCGTGAATACGGGGGACAGCTTGCAAACCGTTCCTTTGGCGGTGCCCAGGTTTCCCGTACGTTTTATGCCAGGGGACAGACAGGACAGCAGCTTCTTTTAGGTGCATACAGTTCCCTGTCCCGCCAGATTGCAGCCGGAAAGGTTGAGATGTTTCCCCGCCGGGAAATGCTTGATGTGGTTCTTATTAATGGCAAAGCCAGGGGCATTATTACAAGAAACCTGGTAACAGGCGAGATTGAAAAACATGTCGGCGATGCAGTTGTTCTGGCAACAGGTGGTTACGGTAATGTTTTTTTCCTTTCAACAAATGCCATGAGCTGCAATGTTAATGCTGCTTTCAGAGCCTATCGCAGAGGCGCTTTTTTTGCTAATCCATGTTATACCCAGATTCATCCGACCTGTATTCCTGTTCATGGGGATTATCAGTCAAAACTGACCCTTATGAGCGAAAGCCTTAGAAATGACGGCAGGGTTTGGGTTCCCAAAAAACCAGGGGATAACAGGCTTCCTCATCAGATTCCTGAATCTGAAAGAGATTATTATCTTGAGCAGAAATACCCAAGCTTCGGCAACCTGGTTCCCAGAGACGTGGCTTCACGAAATGCAAAAGAGCAGTGTGATGCAGGCAAAGGCGTGGGTGAAACAAAGCTGGCAGTTTATCTTGATTTTGAAGATGCTATCAAACGCGACGGCAAAGACGTTATTGCAAAGAAATACGGCAACCTGTTCCAGATGTATGAAAAGATCACAGCTCAAAATCCCTATGACACACCCATGATGATATATCCGGCTGTTCATTATACAATGGGCGGTCTCTGGGTGGATTATAATCTTATGACTACTGTACCTGGAATGTTTGCCACAGGCGAATGCAATTTTTCAGATCACGGTGCAAACCGTCTTGGTGCAAGCGCTCTTATGCAGGGACTGGCAGATGGTTATTTTGTTATTCCCTATACCATAGGCGGATATCTGGCAGGAGAATCCCTGGAAAAAGTAACAACAGATCATCCTGCTTTTAAAGAATCCCTTGATTATGTAAATAATAGAATCAACAAGCTCATGTCAATCAACGGCAAGCGTACTGTTGATGATTTCCACAAAAGACTGGGGCATATTATGTGGGATTACTGCGGTATGGCAAGAAATAATGACGGTCTGGACAAAGCAAAGGTTATGATCCAGGAACTCAGGGCTGAATTCTGGGAAAATGCAATGGTTCCCGGTCAAACCAATGATGTAAACCAGAGCCTTGAAAAAGCAGGCCGTGTTGCAGATTTTCTTGAATTTGCAGAATTAATGGTAACAGATGCACGCCATCGCCAGGAATCCTGTGGAGGTCATTTTAATGAAGGTTTTCAAACCGAAGAAAACGAAGCCAGACGGGATGATGAAAATTTCTGCTATGCTGCTGCATGGGAATCAAAAGGTCTTGACGCGGAACCTGAACTGCATAAAGAACCGCTGGAGTTTGAACATGTTAAATTGACACAAAGGAGTTACAAATGA